In Clostridium botulinum BKT015925, one DNA window encodes the following:
- a CDS encoding phosphatidylinositol-specific phospholipase C: MINSINYGYSHDNDVAQDRSQWMAKLNDNTPLSSLSIPGTHDTMALGWGGVIAETQSKSLKNQLISGIRYLDIRLGAYPNNADLLYSYHGFIYLHSTFTNILEIVTNFLKNNPSETIIMRIKQEHTTEADTVFISLLNRFFQNPKYSNYIYKNKEQNNPFLKELRGKILILQNFGGKIEWMPYPASFYIQDDYWLKSIWELYSKWEKVKDYLYKANQSFLSGEHEKFINYLSGTGGCFPYFVASGHVQPNTCSPQLPTGLIEPKFHSYYPDFPRVKLHSGIVMIFFQGTDILTMNYIKKFNPSYVGIIVADFPGQGLINSVIDVNFNKKKALTKNCCA, from the coding sequence TTGATAAATAGTATTAATTATGGCTATTCACATGATAATGATGTAGCTCAAGATCGGTCTCAATGGATGGCCAAATTAAATGATAATACGCCACTTTCTAGTTTATCAATTCCTGGAACACATGATACTATGGCCCTTGGATGGGGTGGGGTTATTGCTGAAACTCAATCAAAAAGTTTGAAAAATCAATTGATCTCAGGTATTCGATATTTAGATATTAGACTTGGTGCATATCCAAATAATGCAGATTTATTATACTCATATCATGGATTCATTTATCTACATTCTACATTTACTAATATACTAGAGATAGTAACTAATTTTTTGAAAAATAATCCTAGTGAAACAATAATAATGAGAATAAAACAAGAACATACTACCGAAGCAGATACCGTGTTTATTTCACTATTAAATAGGTTCTTTCAAAATCCTAAATATTCAAATTATATATATAAAAACAAAGAACAAAACAATCCTTTTTTAAAAGAATTAAGAGGCAAGATACTAATTCTTCAAAACTTTGGTGGAAAAATAGAATGGATGCCATATCCTGCAAGCTTTTATATACAGGATGATTATTGGTTAAAATCTATTTGGGAGTTATATAGTAAGTGGGAAAAAGTAAAAGATTATTTATATAAAGCAAATCAAAGTTTCTTATCAGGTGAACATGAAAAATTTATAAATTACCTTAGTGGAACTGGGGGATGCTTTCCTTATTTCGTAGCAAGTGGTCATGTTCAACCTAATACTTGTTCACCACAATTACCAACTGGTTTGATTGAACCAAAATTTCATAGTTATTATCCAGATTTTCCTCGAGTTAAATTGCATTCTGGCATTGTGATGATTTTTTTTCAAGGAACAGATATTTTAACTATGAATTATATAAAAAAATTCAATCCATCATATGTTGGAATAATCGTAGCGGATTTTCCTGGACAGGGATTAATAAATAGTGTAATTGATGTAAATTTCAATAAGAAAAAAGCACTAACTAAAAATTGTTGTGCTTAA